The Medicago truncatula cultivar Jemalong A17 chromosome 7, MtrunA17r5.0-ANR, whole genome shotgun sequence genome includes the window tgttaacGTATCGTAGCAGCATTATctcctaaattttaaaatttctatgTATCCGTATATTTGTATCATATCGTACCAGCACCCGTACTACATATCCGGGCTTCACAGTCTCAGACTAAACAATATACTTGTCTTTTTTCAATGTTCATAGAAGAAAACACAAATTAATAACTACAATTAAACAACCACATGAACTTTCTACATGTTAACACAACATTACATATACAAAACTGATTGGATTAGATTTAGGACAtatatttatctttattatttacTACTATTACATTTAAAATTACAGGTCACACGTCTCAAGTACGGTGGTTTTATTGTGGGCGTAAATTGGAATCATGCAATTGCCGATGCAACAGGTTTGAAACAATTTATGAATGTTTGGGCAGAAATGGCTCGAGGAGCACATCAACCTTCCATTCAACCGGTATGGCGCAGAGAGATCCTAATGGCAAGAGACCCTCCACGTGTTACTTGCAACCATCATGAATACGAACAAATACTTTCGTCAAATATCAACAAGGAAGAAGATGTTGCTGCTACCATAGTCCATCACTCTTTCTTCTTTACGCTTACTCGCATAGCTGAGATTCGTCGTTTGATTCCATTTCACCTTCGTCAATGCAGTACATTTGATCTTATCACCGCATGTTTTTGGTGTTGCCGTACAAAAGCATTGCAGTTAGAGCCAGATGAAGAAGTACGAATGATGTGCATCGTTAATGCACGTTCAAGGTTTAGGGCTGACCATTCGCCACTTGTTGGATATTATGGTAACTGTTTTGCTTTCCCGGCTGCTGTCACCACCGCAGGGAAGCTTTGTGGAAATCCTTTAGGTTATGGAGTGGAATTGATAAGAAAAGCAAAAGCTCAAGTTACAGAAGAATACATGCATTCTTTGGCAGATCTTATGGTTATTAAGGAACGATGTTTATTTACAACAATAAGATCTTGTGTTGTATCAGACTTGACTCGTGCTAAGTACGCAGAAGTGAATTTTGGATGGGGTGAGGCGGTGTATGGTGGGGTGGTAAATTGTGTGGCCGGGCCTTTACCTAGAGCAACGTTTATCATCCCACATAAGAATGCAGAAGGAGAAGAAGGTTTGATATTACTAATTTTCTTAACCTCTGAAGTTATGAAGAGGTTTGCTGAAGAGTTAGATAAGATGTTTGGTAACCAAAATCAACCTACAACAATTGGGCCTAGTTTTGTCATCTCCACCTTATAGTTTGTGATGTTCCATTAGATAATTTAAATGGGATtaagttaaataaatttgttggcTTATGGCAATATATAATGAAAagagtggtgatacatgtacCATCCCATCTGACAATACACCCTTTATACCCACATAAAATTCTGATATGTGGTAATCTGGATCCTATataaatagaagataaagtgtggttgtgaCATGGGGTGTACAATGGGATGTATGAATAAAGGGtatttatgtaatattttcCTAATGAAAGTAAAAGACCAGTTTATGATTGTAATAAGTTGAAACTTTCAACAGTAGGTAGTCAGTAGTCAATAAGAGTTGGAAACTTGTGTAAAAGTTTTATCACTCTTCTATAAATAAGTTCTCTGTCATTGCAaaggaaatatttattttagaaagaaCATAATAAATTGTCTCtatcaaattaattatgatcgtttaaaaacaattttatgagATTAAATTAACAACCTATTTAATTTAACGATCCCAAAAGAAAGTATGCATGGAATAGATAAATTGAAAATAGGAAAAAATTTCACGGCATAAACTCTTCACGGATTAAAGTGAACTCTGCACGGTGTCAAAAGGATTTGACGGACTAATGTtaatttattactccctccgatctttattataagaaacaattaacttttttgttcattgtataaataatgtatttagtctatatttacaataagatacattaattattctatgaacctaaaaagtcaacttttttttttataataatatagttGTCTTAGCTAACTCATGAGCAACCTCATTTGATTGCCTTCCAATAAGACATGAGAGTTTGTTAAAAAAGTATTACAAAACTgaatattattatctataatgGATCCAAATTCGGTGTTGGTGCTATCTCTTTTGCCTTTGTTAAAATAATCAGCTACTGTTTTTGAATTtacctcaaaatcaacatttgtgCTATTCGAcctattaactttttttaacctttatatgttaaatttaagggttaaacatactctttaaaaaaaaaagtttaaatatgttCGATCTCTATAAAATTATGCTTTATGGAGtcaaatatatattcataattGCATATTTGTTAAATAGACTAACAATGTAAACAAATAAGTTATTTGCATTAAACTATCATCCATTTTGTTTAactattgatattttaaatgcTAAAAATACATTCACTTTAGTTGTTGTAAAGactaaaatgttaaaataagtttattaaTCAAGTAATAGTTtgttaatcttttttatttgtgctaattgttttgcaaataaatttgtttgaagtagttgaaaatatattattgaggtAGCTAACTATATTAATACCTTATTCAttcaatagaataaaaaaaatatttgggtaGCCAAAGCTACCCAATCATTACACAGGCATTTGCCCCTCGTTTCGGTCTTAATATATTAGGAAGAAAATACACATTTCCCTATTATAAAaatggtcaaatgcatctaaaggtcctttaagtttttcgttttttttcaaAGTGATCCTTTAAGCTTCAAAAgactcaaacaagtccttttagtttttgaatcgtttcaaacaagtcctattgtagataccatagttggtaattgcttccttgaactcatctttggtaccaaatctggctcctaacacccacttaaaattagtcatctttttaggcatgacaaatggtggataatgctctttgttgctatcatctaaatcatcaccatcacatcctctaaaaggacttgtttgaaacgattcaaaaactaaaatgacttgtttgggacttttgaaacttaaaggacttgattgagatttttgaaacttaaaggaccactttggaaaaaacgaaaaacttaaaggacctttagatgcatttgacctataaAAGCATACAAATTTTCCCTTAAATTTCTAGTGCAGGTTTTCCcaacaaattaaaagaaacgTGAGCTTGTTGGATAACTAGTAGTCTAGTAGTACAATACAAGATAAGAAGCACTTTCAAATGGTCCTTAGATTttaaacttttcatttttttgtggCCATGCATGGTAATTTTTCAGTGAAGGTTTTCCCAACAAAGAAAGGCGTGTTTACTTGAAAACTACTGTTCAATAAATATGGTCCTTAGTTTATCAAAAGTAACTTGATCCTTAGATTcttccatttttcaatttttgtggcCATGATAGTTCAGTGTTGTACgtatcattttcaaaaactccATTTATAACTCACTCAAAAGAAACACGACACCTATTAACTCTTCTATTTTTGTATATCATATGACTTCTTCATCACCATTATTGTTGACAGTGCGGAGGTGCCAACCAGAGTTGGTGCCACCAGCTGCACCCACTCCTCGCGAAGTTAAACTATTATCTGACATAGATGATCAAGAATGTTTGCGTTTCAATATGCCTATCATATTTATCTATCGTCACGAACCATCAATGGTAAAGAAAGACCCTGTTAAGGTTCTTAAATGTGCACTCTCAAAAACACTTGTTTATTACTATCCACTTGCGGGAAGAATTAGGGAGGGAGCTAGGGACAAATTGATGGTGGATTGTACTGGTGGTGAAGGTGTCATGTTCATTGAAGCTGAAGCTGATGTAACACTTAATGAATTTGGTGATGCTCTTCATCCCCCATTCCCTTGCTTCCAAGAACTCATATATGATGTTCCAAGCACGAAACAAATCATTGATCATCCTATTCTGCTCATACAGGTCCAATCATGTTAATTCTTCATCCTTAATGTTTTGCAGGCCTCGCCACACTTTTGACTTAATCACCATTTTTGTCCTTAAAGTTGTGACTCAGACAGTATTACATACCttgctttaaaattttaattttttgttgatttcagATATTATATTGTTATTGCCTACAGTTTTGGAGCCTAGGTTAATTGTTCAACCAATgtttttatccaaaaaatagTAGATGGAAGGCATGACAATTGAATCCACTCGAACCAATTTTGACAGAAAATTAATTATGGGTAGAGACAGATTCAAATCTTCTCCGTTAATgatcaaagaaaattatatacaaaaattattaatatactATGTTTCATAACTAATTTTGTCTCTCAACTAACAGGCGAGAAGACAAGTTGGCTAACAAAAACTTAGTTGAAGGACCAAAACATAAGAAATATTTGTTATGAGATCAAAATGGAACTAGGATATTAATTAAAGGACTAAACATATAATTAGCCTTTATGTTATcatatacatatttaaattttaatctctTAATGAAAAAATCATTGATTTGAAATACAAATGATTAACACTAAATGCATGTGAGACCTGCATGATTTAGTGAGACTCATTTGAGTTTCAACTAGTTGAGTATGAGTTGATAAGAGTTTGTTGCTAATGCTCATCATTTaatgattatatgatttttatcatATGGAGCCAGAAAACATTAATCTCAGACTAAACAATATACTTGCCTATCTTTCTATGTTCATAGAAgaaaacatataaattaaaaattacaattaaacaACCACATGAACTTTCTACATGTTAATACAACATCACATATACCAAACTGATTGGATTAGGACATGGATTTATCTCTATTATTTAGTATTACATTTAAAATGACAGATCACACGTCTCAAGTGCGGTGGTTTCATTGTGGGCGTAAACTGGAACCATGCAATTGGCGATGCAACAGGTTTGAAACAATTCATGAATGTCTGGGCAGAAATGGCTCGAGGAGCACATCAACCTTCCATTCAACCAGTATGGCGCAGAGAGATCCTAATGGCTAGAGACCCTCCACGCATTACTTGCAACCATCGTGAATATGAACAAATACTTACGTCAAATATCAACAAGGAAGAAGATGCTGCTACTACCATAGTCCAtcaatctttcttctttacaCTTTCTCACATAGCTGCAATCCGTCACTTGATTCCATTTCACCTTCGTCAATGCAGTACATTTGATCTTATCACCGCATGTTTTTGGTGTTGCCGCACAAAAGCATTGCAGTTAGAGCCAGATGAAGAAGTACGAATGATGTGCATCGTTAATGCACGTTCAAGGTTTAGGGCTGACCATTCGCCACTTGTTGGATATTATGGTAACTGTTTTGCTTTCCCGGCTGCTGTCACCACCGCAGGGAAGCTTTGTGGAAACCCTTTAGGTTATGCAGTGGAATTGATAAGAAAAGCAAAAGCTCAAGTTACAGAAGAATACATGCATTCTTTGGCAGATCTTATGGTTATTAAGGAACGATGTTTATTTACAACAGTAAGATCGTGTGTTGTATCAGACTTGACTCGTGCTAAGTACGCAGAAGTGAATTTCGGATGGGGTGAGGCGGTGTATGGTGGAGTGGTAAAAGGTGGGGCTGGACCTTTACCTGGAGCAACGTATATAATCCCACATAAGAATGCAGAAGGAGAAGAAGGTTTAATATTACTAATTTTCTTAACCTCTGAAGTTATGAAGAGGTTTGCTGAAGAGTTAGATAAGATGTTTGGTAATCAAAATCAACCTACAACGATTGGTCCTAGTTTTGTCATCTCTACCTTATAGTTTGCGATGTTCCATTAGAtaagttaaataaatttgttggcTTATGGCAATATCTGAAAATGACAGACCAATTTATTATGGTAATAAGTTAAAACTTTCCACAGTATGTAGTCAATAAAAGTTGGTAACTGGGACTTTTGGTGTCACTGGTTGCTGGGTTCAGGTTGTGTTTTGGCTTCTGTTTTGATAGCAGGATCTGTTTTAGGCTTGCTGCCTTCCCGGTGTTCTATTTTCAGTTTTTAGGGAGTTTCTTGATTTTTTCAGGTTGCTGTTTTCTGCAGTGTACAACTGCAGTCCTGCTATTTTCCTTTCTTGGCCTCCACTGTAATGTGTACTGCTTGTATATTTCGGTGTTATTAATATAAgctgtttcaaaaaaaagttggtaacttatataaaagttttttcactcttttataaataattgtttctatgaaattaattatgatcgtttaaaaacaattttataagaatattaaattaacaaccTATTAATTTAACGAAAGTATACAGTAAAGAGataaattgaaaatagaaaaaatttcacgGCATAAACTCTTCAAGGATTAAAGTAAACTATGCACGGTGCACATGCACCCACGTCCCGCTATCTAAAAGATGATGGtgtgtaaaaataaaactatggtTGGCATTTGGATATGCTTAGAGGTGGATATCAGAATATGGAATTGTAGTGTAGCTTCAACAAAAAGAAGTTTATGCTTCATCTTCTTAACCGATATTTTTCAACCCATCTTTTATCTTATCAAC containing:
- the LOC11423175 gene encoding benzyl alcohol O-benzoyltransferase, with protein sequence MTSSPLLFTVRRCQPELVPPAAPTPREVKLLSDIDDQECLRFNMPIIFIYRHEPSMIEKDPAKVLKRALSQTLVYYYPLAGRIREGARDKLMVDCTGEGVMFIEAETDVTLDEFGDALHPPFPCFQELIYDVPGTNQIIDHPILLIQVTRLKYGGFIVGVNWNHAIADATGLKQFMNVWAEMARGAHQPSIQPVWRREILMARDPPRVTCNHHEYEQILSSNINKEEDVAATIVHHSFFFTLTRIAEIRRLIPFHLRQCSTFDLITACFWCCRTKALQLEPDEEVRMMCIVNARSRFRADHSPLVGYYGNCFAFPAAVTTAGKLCGNPLGYGVELIRKAKAQVTEEYMHSLADLMVIKERCLFTTIRSCVVSDLTRAKYAEVNFGWGEAVYGGVVNCVAGPLPRATFIIPHKNAEGEEGLILLIFLTSEVMKRFAEELDKMFGNQNQPTTIGPSFVISTL
- the LOC11423176 gene encoding benzyl alcohol O-benzoyltransferase encodes the protein MTSSSPLLLTVRRCQPELVPPAAPTPREVKLLSDIDDQECLRFNMPIIFIYRHEPSMVKKDPVKVLKCALSKTLVYYYPLAGRIREGARDKLMVDCTGGEGVMFIEAEADVTLNEFGDALHPPFPCFQELIYDVPSTKQIIDHPILLIQITRLKCGGFIVGVNWNHAIGDATGLKQFMNVWAEMARGAHQPSIQPVWRREILMARDPPRITCNHREYEQILTSNINKEEDAATTIVHQSFFFTLSHIAAIRHLIPFHLRQCSTFDLITACFWCCRTKALQLEPDEEVRMMCIVNARSRFRADHSPLVGYYGNCFAFPAAVTTAGKLCGNPLGYAVELIRKAKAQVTEEYMHSLADLMVIKERCLFTTVRSCVVSDLTRAKYAEVNFGWGEAVYGGVVKGGAGPLPGATYIIPHKNAEGEEGLILLIFLTSEVMKRFAEELDKMFGNQNQPTTIGPSFVISTL